The following proteins are co-located in the Pyrobaculum calidifontis JCM 11548 genome:
- a CDS encoding AAA family ATPase: MLLRVENFKSIGHMDLRLASLTILIGPPGGGKSNILDAAALVGYFARFLRDEYDVQTSAYEPLPILARFSAPQQLFTYGDITKRVFIELAPEPGKGAALELQYSGGSPKAVFNGVSVPWDLILARLPILMALNFSSFLSALRRAANNEPLMEARLYGYDRYGLSSPHCETRLSCGFVARLRGQQSVPYPKNVLSELGWNAMALAKSVRDVVVELNATLEELEVGVEVKFLQSGAVVVFDRDYEVESSSVSDAVFRTLYYLMAVRTSMNYVKLYGLEGRYVVLLEEPEAHVFPYFLSLLANYLARAAEHMYVVVTTHNPLFVSMLWDRVKELKTYYVARDREGLTRAWEVDVGKLARDLATAEDLLYMPPREVVAKYST, translated from the coding sequence CGGAAAGTCCAACATCTTAGACGCGGCGGCGTTAGTGGGCTATTTCGCCAGATTTCTACGCGACGAGTACGATGTACAGACCTCCGCGTACGAGCCGTTGCCTATTTTGGCCAGGTTTTCTGCCCCGCAACAGCTGTTTACCTACGGCGATATTACGAAAAGGGTCTTTATAGAGCTGGCCCCAGAGCCAGGGAAAGGAGCGGCGTTGGAGCTACAGTACAGCGGCGGTAGCCCTAAAGCCGTCTTCAACGGCGTCTCTGTGCCTTGGGACCTCATATTGGCTCGTCTTCCTATTCTAATGGCTCTCAACTTTTCGTCTTTTTTGTCGGCGTTGCGGCGTGCTGCAAATAATGAGCCGCTTATGGAGGCTAGGCTGTACGGCTACGATAGGTATGGCTTGTCCTCTCCTCACTGCGAAACCCGTCTGTCCTGCGGATTTGTGGCTAGGCTGAGGGGTCAGCAGTCTGTGCCTTATCCCAAGAACGTGTTGAGTGAGCTTGGGTGGAACGCCATGGCGTTGGCTAAGTCTGTGCGTGACGTGGTGGTTGAGCTAAATGCAACGTTGGAGGAGCTGGAAGTCGGCGTCGAGGTGAAGTTTCTACAGTCTGGGGCCGTGGTGGTCTTTGACCGGGATTACGAGGTGGAGTCCTCCTCTGTGTCAGACGCTGTGTTTAGGACGCTGTACTACTTAATGGCGGTGAGGACCTCCATGAACTATGTAAAGCTCTACGGGCTGGAGGGGAGGTACGTCGTACTCCTCGAGGAGCCTGAGGCGCACGTATTCCCCTACTTCCTCTCCCTCTTGGCCAACTACTTGGCCCGGGCGGCGGAGCACATGTACGTAGTCGTTACTACTCACAACCCGCTCTTTGTCTCAATGCTGTGGGACAGAGTGAAGGAGCTGAAGACTTACTACGTGGCCAGGGATAGGGAGGGGCTGACGCGGGCGTGGGAAGTGGACGTCGGAAAGCTCGCCAGAGACCTTGCCACAGCCGAAGATCTGCTCTATATGCCGCCGCGGGAGGTTGTCGCTAAATATTCTACGTGA
- a CDS encoding SLC13 family permease yields MDFHTVVILAALFATVAASLRYRPDVAAFTALMALVLVGVYSLQSALSFLIAPAVVVLFGSMVISGVIAESGLLDLAAGSLAKRTRHMTILAAALYVVAGVASGFVSDVAIVLALSALVAETAKRLKTTPVAYVLPLAFVVALGGRLTMIGNAGNVILLSTYPQTTGEEVGIFQFTEPALYSLLLAVPLFVAIAKYAEKIAPSVPTAAKSVLVRALVGESLDGAWKKEVETRERVKILTKRRVLRRGDVLLVKVLTSDIPARLRSRDLQILPLGEVKSDHMEFLVVTQRSRLVGKSLALEPVHAAFPVAVVGIVAGGPVSSLETYVFKPGDELLVAGDEKAIERLAAYYRLERAKSPVKTFRPRLAASGLAGLAVAVALSQFTDTALAFIAGTFVALAGGGRAVERLYQMVSWETLIYVGSFIGIGQAVAQTGVLQPLAQYLNSPTTVFATAILATNTIGLVPSAVVLGPLITNQAALMMYILGTMPILLPFAHPAVYLVYKETGLPLRDYLKLSALATAAAVATTLAGIELSQLF; encoded by the coding sequence ATGGATTTTCACACTGTTGTCATTTTGGCGGCTCTGTTCGCAACCGTGGCCGCTTCTCTGAGGTATAGACCAGACGTAGCGGCCTTCACAGCCCTCATGGCCCTTGTCCTAGTGGGAGTCTACAGCCTCCAGAGTGCCCTTTCTTTTCTAATTGCGCCAGCCGTAGTCGTGTTGTTTGGGTCTATGGTGATAAGCGGCGTAATTGCCGAGTCGGGGCTTTTAGATCTGGCGGCTGGGTCACTCGCCAAGCGGACTAGGCACATGACTATCTTGGCGGCAGCGCTTTACGTCGTGGCCGGCGTCGCCTCGGGCTTTGTATCCGACGTAGCCATAGTTTTAGCCTTGTCCGCCCTCGTGGCTGAGACCGCAAAGAGGCTGAAGACGACTCCGGTGGCATACGTCCTCCCCCTCGCCTTCGTGGTCGCGCTTGGAGGCAGGCTGACAATGATTGGAAACGCGGGCAACGTAATCCTCCTCAGCACATACCCACAGACAACTGGCGAGGAGGTCGGCATATTTCAATTCACAGAGCCTGCGCTGTACTCGCTGCTGTTGGCCGTGCCACTCTTCGTCGCTATTGCGAAATACGCAGAGAAGATAGCCCCATCAGTCCCCACAGCAGCAAAGAGCGTCTTAGTTAGAGCCTTAGTCGGCGAGAGCCTCGACGGCGCATGGAAGAAGGAGGTGGAGACCAGGGAGAGAGTGAAGATTCTTACAAAGAGACGCGTGCTTAGGCGCGGAGATGTCCTCTTAGTCAAAGTGCTGACCTCCGACATTCCGGCCAGGCTTAGGTCTAGAGACCTCCAAATTCTCCCCCTAGGCGAGGTCAAGTCAGACCACATGGAGTTTTTAGTCGTGACACAACGTTCTAGGCTCGTGGGGAAGAGCCTCGCGTTGGAGCCAGTGCACGCGGCCTTTCCCGTGGCCGTGGTGGGAATTGTGGCAGGCGGGCCTGTCTCAAGCCTGGAGACCTATGTCTTTAAGCCAGGCGACGAGCTCCTAGTGGCAGGCGACGAGAAGGCCATAGAACGCCTAGCCGCGTACTACAGACTGGAGAGAGCGAAGTCGCCCGTGAAGACTTTTAGGCCTAGGCTAGCCGCCTCCGGGCTCGCCGGACTGGCCGTCGCGGTGGCGCTTAGCCAATTCACAGACACGGCGCTCGCCTTTATAGCGGGAACCTTTGTCGCATTGGCAGGCGGCGGCAGAGCAGTGGAAAGGCTATACCAAATGGTATCATGGGAAACCCTCATCTACGTAGGCTCCTTCATAGGGATTGGACAAGCCGTGGCACAGACCGGAGTCCTACAGCCCCTCGCCCAGTATCTAAACAGCCCCACGACGGTCTTTGCCACAGCCATACTAGCCACAAACACCATAGGCCTAGTGCCCTCAGCCGTGGTGCTAGGGCCCCTTATAACAAACCAAGCCGCCCTCATGATGTACATACTCGGCACAATGCCCATACTACTCCCCTTTGCACACCCCGCAGTCTACCTAGTCTACAAAGAGACCGGGCTACCTCTACGAGACTACCTAAAACTCTCGGCGCTGGCCACCGCCGCCGCAGTGGCCACGACGCTGGCCGGAATCGAGCTCAGCCAACTCTTCTAA
- a CDS encoding helix-turn-helix transcriptional regulator, producing the protein MLWTVLLYANGTVLLLLNATLAGVVANVSLPASPLAKPYVALDGVPVPFLFEGDRVVVPLGGGGVVTVKYVPRLGELDGFLYFNLTTPDLFVIWAEAGVLALPRLTVLNFTKVGNDVIIVAKGPGALAYAKVSNVTRPPASTPQSTPTSTPPSPAPATAQSITPALPATTTTTPVVNVPHTQASTASPSSVVSPTAAAPPIATPAGPISTGSPSPSGQLLLAIGVAAALAALAAVFVKGRRGGGGGATVGGLSEVDERILAYLRERGGAYESEIARDLGIPRTTVFRAVRRLEEAGLVIVEKRGGRNFVRRVG; encoded by the coding sequence ATGCTGTGGACTGTTTTGCTGTATGCAAATGGCACAGTCCTCCTGTTGCTCAACGCCACCTTAGCCGGGGTTGTGGCCAACGTCTCTCTCCCGGCGTCTCCCCTCGCCAAGCCCTACGTCGCCCTCGACGGGGTGCCTGTGCCCTTCCTCTTCGAGGGGGACAGAGTCGTGGTGCCTCTGGGGGGCGGGGGCGTGGTGACAGTCAAGTACGTGCCCAGGCTCGGGGAGCTGGACGGCTTTCTCTACTTCAACCTAACTACGCCCGACCTCTTCGTGATATGGGCCGAGGCTGGCGTCTTGGCCCTCCCTCGCCTAACCGTGCTGAATTTCACCAAGGTGGGTAACGACGTGATTATAGTGGCCAAGGGCCCCGGCGCCCTAGCCTACGCCAAGGTGTCAAATGTCACACGGCCCCCGGCATCCACGCCGCAGAGCACCCCAACGTCTACGCCCCCCAGCCCCGCCCCAGCTACTGCGCAGAGCATCACGCCGGCCCTCCCCGCCACAACAACGACGACGCCTGTTGTAAATGTGCCGCACACTCAAGCATCCACGGCGTCCCCCTCAAGCGTGGTATCGCCGACTGCCGCGGCCCCGCCTATAGCGACCCCCGCCGGGCCTATCTCAACGGGTAGCCCCTCGCCCAGCGGCCAGCTTTTGCTGGCAATTGGCGTGGCCGCCGCCCTGGCGGCTCTGGCCGCCGTCTTTGTCAAAGGGAGACGCGGCGGTGGGGGTGGCGCTACTGTGGGCGGCCTCTCTGAGGTAGATGAGAGAATTTTGGCTTATCTGAGGGAGAGGGGCGGCGCCTATGAGTCTGAGATTGCCAGAGACTTGGGCATTCCGCGTACCACTGTGTTTAGGGCTGTGCGGCGGCTGGAAGAGGCGGGTCTCGTCATCGTGGAGAAGAGAGGCGGCAGGAATTTTGTTAGAAGAGTTGGCTGA